A single genomic interval of Mucilaginibacter robiniae harbors:
- a CDS encoding GAF domain-containing protein — protein sequence MLQQEIERQEAVNRLLKLQISKEQELQSIVKLAAEICGTPTALITLIDENTQYIRFKQAFDFDTTPRQDAFCNHVIKHDAVMVVPDAYQDERFQNNPLVTGNPNIRFYAGAPLSTKDGYNLGSLCVIDQVPRDLTIDQQQMLKILSKQAIQVLEFEASIQVLKDQFEQAKSMEMKMRAFFESSASSHLLLDKEYRVLTFNKALKDFIKKAYDVELEVGISVHQFVEEAYIADFIGFCNVALAGRTIRHEHLLKIAERAIWCRITYEPARNSDGEIVGVSYNARDITERVENEQASQAHKASLNRIAFIQSHELRRPVATIKGLLDLLEMDGHVDQIAELSLMKKSVNDIDRKINQIVNYTTALV from the coding sequence ATGTTGCAACAAGAAATTGAGCGCCAGGAGGCTGTTAATCGCCTGTTAAAACTTCAAATAAGTAAGGAGCAGGAACTACAATCGATAGTTAAGTTGGCTGCCGAGATTTGCGGTACACCAACAGCATTAATTACGCTGATTGATGAAAATACACAGTATATACGTTTTAAGCAAGCATTTGATTTTGATACAACGCCGCGGCAAGATGCGTTTTGTAATCATGTAATCAAACATGATGCTGTTATGGTGGTACCTGATGCGTACCAAGACGAGCGTTTTCAAAATAATCCTTTGGTAACAGGTAATCCGAATATCCGCTTTTATGCCGGAGCTCCTTTAAGCACAAAAGATGGGTACAATTTGGGGAGTTTATGTGTAATAGATCAAGTTCCCAGAGATTTGACAATCGATCAGCAGCAAATGCTGAAAATTCTTTCTAAGCAAGCTATTCAAGTGCTGGAGTTTGAAGCCAGTATTCAGGTATTAAAAGACCAGTTTGAACAGGCAAAAAGCATGGAGATGAAAATGCGTGCTTTTTTTGAAAGTTCGGCCTCCAGCCACTTGTTGTTGGATAAGGAGTATCGTGTGCTGACTTTTAACAAAGCACTTAAAGATTTTATCAAGAAGGCTTATGATGTAGAGCTTGAGGTAGGCATAAGCGTTCATCAATTTGTAGAAGAAGCTTACATTGCAGATTTTATTGGTTTTTGTAATGTAGCCTTAGCTGGTAGAACAATCAGACACGAGCACTTACTCAAGATTGCAGAACGCGCTATATGGTGCAGAATTACTTATGAGCCTGCCCGCAATTCAGATGGCGAAATTGTAGGCGTATCTTATAACGCTAGGGATATTACAGAGCGTGTTGAAAATGAACAAGCTTCTCAAGCGCACAAAGCCTCATTAAACCGCATTGCTTTTATACAATCTCACGAGTTACGCCGGCCTGTAGCTACCATTAAAGGGTTGCTGGATTTGTTGGAAATGGATGGTCACGTAGATCAAATTGCAGAATTGAGTTTGATGAAGAAGTCGGTAAATGACATTGATCGTAAAATCAACCAGATTGTTAATTATACCACAGCTTTAGTCTGA
- a CDS encoding DASH family cryptochrome, with product MTEKTILVWFRNDLRVHDNEILLEATRKADKVLPVYCFDSHYFETTTAGNLKTGNIRARFLLESVADLRRNLRALGSELLIVHGNPAELLPQLANQYQISEVYHHREVAFEETAISEQVEAALWKMKLNLKHFIGHTLYHKEDLPFPIKDIPDSFNTFKKKVERDSDVRPVVQTPDQIHTPDITEPGELPTLEQLGLTEPVEDWRAQYHFTGGEAVALKQLEQYFIEHMQNKQVKGIRHQSSRLSPWLAFGCVSPRQVYWEVVKHEMAVNNHPLTLELLWRDYFRFMFKKHSSKFFSPAGFKDTAPDLADNQDELFDRWKTGTTSVPFIDASMHELNATGYIANANRQVVSTYLVKQLKVDWTRGAQWFEEKLIDYSPASNWGNWAYIAGVGNDPRENRYFNPKSAAELDPKGEYVKLWLQEKSSKLAASA from the coding sequence ATGACGGAGAAAACAATACTGGTTTGGTTCAGAAATGATTTGCGCGTACATGATAACGAAATACTGTTAGAAGCTACACGTAAAGCCGATAAGGTGCTGCCGGTATATTGTTTTGATTCGCATTATTTTGAAACAACTACTGCCGGTAACCTGAAAACGGGAAACATACGTGCCCGCTTTTTGCTGGAAAGTGTTGCCGATTTACGTCGTAACCTGCGCGCATTAGGTAGCGAGTTACTGATTGTTCATGGCAACCCGGCTGAATTGTTGCCGCAATTGGCTAATCAGTATCAGATTAGTGAAGTATACCATCACCGGGAGGTGGCTTTTGAAGAAACAGCCATATCAGAACAGGTGGAGGCTGCTTTATGGAAAATGAAGCTGAACCTAAAACACTTCATTGGTCATACTTTATATCATAAAGAAGATTTGCCTTTTCCTATTAAAGATATTCCGGATAGCTTTAACACTTTTAAAAAGAAGGTGGAGCGTGATAGTGATGTGCGCCCTGTAGTACAAACACCCGATCAAATTCATACCCCTGATATTACCGAGCCTGGTGAGCTACCTACTCTGGAGCAGCTAGGTTTAACTGAACCCGTTGAAGACTGGCGTGCTCAGTATCATTTTACCGGTGGTGAAGCGGTTGCTTTGAAGCAATTAGAGCAATATTTTATAGAGCATATGCAAAATAAACAGGTAAAAGGCATCCGTCACCAATCTTCTAGGTTATCACCCTGGTTGGCTTTTGGATGCGTATCGCCAAGGCAGGTTTACTGGGAAGTTGTTAAACATGAGATGGCGGTAAACAACCATCCGCTCACGTTAGAACTACTTTGGCGCGATTATTTCCGATTTATGTTCAAAAAGCATAGTAGTAAGTTTTTTAGTCCGGCAGGTTTTAAAGATACAGCTCCTGATTTGGCCGACAACCAGGATGAACTATTTGACCGTTGGAAAACTGGTACTACCAGTGTGCCTTTTATAGATGCCAGCATGCACGAACTTAATGCCACCGGCTACATAGCCAATGCCAATCGGCAAGTAGTATCCACCTATCTGGTAAAGCAATTGAAAGTAGATTGGACACGTGGTGCCCAGTGGTTTGAAGAAAAACTAATCGATTATTCGCCGGCAAGCAACTGGGGTAACTGGGCCTATATAGCCGGTGTGGGTAACGATCCGCGTGAAAATCGCTATTTCAATCCTAAAAGTGCTGCTGAGCTTGACCCAAAAGGTGAATACGTAAAGCTCTGGCTACAGGAAAAAAGCAGTAAGCTGGCTGCATCAGCGTAG
- a CDS encoding Crp/Fnr family transcriptional regulator, giving the protein MEKILRQQIEKIVKLTDEEFSFVLSHFTLRSFRKHQYVVQAGDAAPNDHFVVKGLLKSFYVDDAGKSHILQFAMEDWWISDPQAYHNKLAATLNIDCIEDTQVLFISIDNREKLCAEMKKIEYFFMKKTTAGYIALQRRILSLMSQTAEERYRQFIQFYPLLLQRLPKALIASYLGVSRETLSRLSAS; this is encoded by the coding sequence ATGGAAAAGATACTTAGGCAGCAAATTGAAAAAATTGTAAAGTTAACAGATGAAGAGTTCAGCTTTGTGCTATCTCATTTTACATTACGGTCTTTCAGAAAGCACCAGTATGTGGTTCAGGCTGGCGACGCTGCCCCCAACGATCACTTTGTAGTAAAAGGGCTGCTTAAATCTTTCTACGTGGATGATGCGGGTAAGAGCCATATTTTGCAATTTGCTATGGAAGACTGGTGGATATCTGATCCTCAGGCTTATCATAACAAGCTAGCTGCCACGTTAAATATTGACTGTATTGAAGATACGCAAGTATTGTTTATATCAATTGATAACCGGGAAAAGCTTTGTGCCGAGATGAAAAAGATAGAATACTTTTTTATGAAGAAAACAACAGCCGGTTATATTGCACTGCAGCGTCGTATCTTATCCCTCATGAGCCAAACGGCCGAAGAGCGTTACCGGCAATTTATACAATTTTATCCGTTACTATTACAACGGTTGCCTAAAGCTTTAATCGCTTCTTATCTGGGTGTTTCCAGAGAAACCCTAAGCCGGCTTTCTGCAAGTTAG
- a CDS encoding APC family permease produces the protein MSISPRLNRFDLSMIVISLVIGMGIFATPGQVAQYLRQPSLYFAAWLIGGLVSFCGALTFAEIGSEYPTTGGFYKVFSYCFHPAFAFMINWILVLSNAASVAAVALIGAQYINPIIMPAALQNELGIKLTTITSVLILYVVNFLGVKTSARTQSVLIIFKISLILLLCTAVFKSNTVPDHTILHTSSSVNSISAFGLSLVAIFFTYGGYQQTINFGGDIINARTNIPKSIFAGMLVVITLYLLINFAYYSVLGINGLQHQPALAATLAGIILGSVGYKVVSVLMFASVLAYINVNIMANPRVYYAMAEEGILPSLFKRVNPRTQVQEFSLSFFVAAVLLILFFVNSFQNVLSYVMFFDTIGLSMAALCIFILRKKRRNTDASNVYRIKWYPWIPLLFIICYWFVTVVIFIEHPFAALICLCAFIMGLIIYFFTKLRQKPTPIRNRKVDDLY, from the coding sequence ATGAGTATTTCGCCCAGGCTTAACCGGTTTGACTTATCAATGATTGTTATCAGCTTAGTTATCGGGATGGGTATTTTTGCCACCCCCGGGCAGGTAGCTCAATATTTAAGGCAACCCAGTTTATATTTTGCAGCTTGGCTAATTGGCGGCTTGGTAAGCTTTTGCGGTGCCCTTACCTTTGCCGAAATAGGTTCGGAGTATCCTACCACCGGCGGCTTTTATAAAGTTTTTTCCTACTGCTTCCATCCGGCATTTGCTTTCATGATTAACTGGATACTGGTATTAAGTAATGCAGCATCGGTAGCAGCAGTTGCTCTTATTGGAGCGCAGTATATAAACCCGATTATTATGCCTGCTGCATTGCAAAATGAACTAGGTATCAAGTTAACAACTATTACCTCGGTACTAATCCTCTATGTTGTAAACTTTTTGGGGGTAAAAACCAGCGCCCGGACACAAAGCGTACTCATCATATTTAAAATAAGCCTGATTTTACTGTTATGTACAGCTGTTTTTAAAAGCAATACAGTTCCAGATCATACCATACTCCATACCTCATCTTCTGTAAATAGTATTAGTGCTTTCGGACTAAGCTTGGTAGCTATTTTCTTTACCTATGGCGGCTATCAGCAAACTATCAATTTTGGTGGGGATATTATAAACGCCAGAACCAATATTCCAAAATCGATTTTTGCCGGTATGCTGGTGGTGATAACTTTGTATTTGCTCATCAACTTTGCTTACTATTCGGTATTAGGCATTAATGGGCTTCAACACCAACCCGCGCTGGCAGCCACATTGGCCGGAATTATTTTAGGCTCGGTGGGCTATAAAGTGGTTTCTGTATTAATGTTTGCTTCGGTGTTAGCTTATATTAACGTTAACATAATGGCCAACCCACGGGTTTACTATGCTATGGCCGAAGAAGGTATACTCCCCTCCTTGTTTAAGCGCGTTAACCCACGTACCCAGGTACAAGAATTTAGTCTGAGCTTTTTTGTTGCAGCCGTTCTCTTGATATTGTTTTTTGTAAACTCATTTCAAAATGTATTAAGCTATGTTATGTTTTTCGATACCATAGGCTTATCAATGGCGGCCCTTTGTATTTTTATTTTAAGAAAAAAACGTAGAAATACGGATGCTAGTAATGTTTATCGTATAAAATGGTACCCATGGATACCATTGCTTTTTATTATATGCTACTGGTTTGTAACGGTAGTTATTTTTATTGAACACCCATTTGCCGCATTAATTTGCCTATGTGCATTTATTATGGGTCTTATCATCTATTTTTTCACTAAGCTGCGTCAGAAACCTACACCTATCCGCAACCGGAAGGTAGATGATCTCTATTAA
- a CDS encoding SDR family oxidoreductase, whose product MNKIALVVGASGITGSNLAEKLIANGWTTYGLARNPQKAIDSLIPVAANLLDIESLQISLTNINPTHVFITSWMRNETEAENIRVNSLMVRNLLNALSPKKSVKHVALVTGLKHYLGPFEAYAQAGTLPETPVREEHPRLNIENFYYAQEDEVYAAAERNDFTWSIHRPHTVIGKAVGNMMNLGTTLAVYATICKETGRAFHFPGSGAQWNGLSDVTDARLLAEHLIWASTTEAARNQAFNVANGDVFRWSWLWKQLANWFGIEPVGFDGTIHPLEPEIAGDGPVWAEIAAKYSLKEPDLNRMASAWHTDLDLGRPIEVMSDMSKSRKLGFTVYQDTRDSFFDLFEKLRAEKLIP is encoded by the coding sequence ATGAACAAGATAGCATTAGTAGTTGGGGCCAGTGGCATCACTGGTAGTAATCTGGCTGAAAAGCTCATTGCCAACGGGTGGACTACTTACGGTTTGGCCCGTAATCCTCAAAAAGCTATAGATAGCTTAATACCAGTAGCGGCAAATTTACTGGATATAGAAAGCTTGCAGATTTCATTAACTAACATTAACCCAACGCATGTATTTATTACCAGTTGGATGCGCAATGAAACAGAAGCAGAAAACATTAGGGTAAATAGTTTGATGGTGCGAAATCTGCTGAATGCACTATCGCCTAAAAAGTCGGTAAAGCATGTAGCTTTAGTAACCGGGCTTAAGCACTATTTAGGCCCCTTTGAGGCTTACGCTCAAGCAGGTACTTTGCCCGAAACACCGGTACGCGAAGAACATCCGCGATTGAACATTGAAAATTTCTACTACGCGCAGGAAGATGAAGTATATGCTGCGGCTGAACGCAATGATTTTACCTGGAGTATCCATCGCCCGCATACCGTGATCGGCAAGGCTGTTGGTAATATGATGAATTTAGGTACTACATTGGCTGTTTATGCTACCATTTGCAAGGAGACAGGCAGAGCGTTTCATTTTCCCGGCTCAGGTGCACAATGGAATGGACTATCGGATGTGACGGATGCCCGGTTACTGGCCGAGCACCTCATCTGGGCTTCTACTACAGAAGCTGCCCGAAATCAGGCATTCAATGTAGCCAATGGCGACGTTTTTCGCTGGAGCTGGCTGTGGAAGCAATTGGCGAATTGGTTTGGTATTGAGCCAGTGGGCTTTGATGGTACTATTCATCCCTTAGAGCCAGAAATAGCTGGCGACGGCCCAGTCTGGGCGGAGATTGCAGCTAAGTACAGCTTAAAAGAGCCTGATTTGAACCGGATGGCTTCAGCCTGGCACACCGATTTAGATTTAGGACGACCTATTGAAGTAATGTCAGATATGTCTAAAAGTCGTAAGCTGGGCTTTACAGTTTATCAGGATACACGCGATTCATTCTTCGATTTGTTTGAAAAACTACGTGCCGAAAAGCTGATTCCTTAA
- a CDS encoding response regulator, giving the protein MPVNPIPENEKERLVALKKYDILNTLSEEEFDRITELAALICDTPISLISLIDENRLWLKSKVGLDVDEVPRELAFCQYTIMGDSLLEVPNASEDERFKNNELVTGDSNLQFYAGYPLIDHQGYTLGTLCVIDHKPQELNPKQRRSLALLAKVVMELIIERQQKEELRNLEKLFSVSDDLICIVGKDGYFRKINPAFEKVLGWDEEYNLSHPIAHLVHPDDLAASQQGLNNLYNGQNGETTIIGVHRSLAKSGDYKTIQWATTIDPLTGNLFCIGRDITEQIYKEQKLADSENKLRAYFENVQGLMCTHDLEGNLLSFNQFGASLLGYTPEEILTKSLYDLVLPERHEQLNAYLNQIRVTGSAQGQLPSIGKDGHTKIWMFNNVLAVNPDGYTYVIANATNITERVELENNLKHTTDMLERTNEVAQVGGWEVDLVKQTVYWTSVTKQIHGVPSDFQPTMNLGLKFYKEGESSDKIITIINEAIQEGKSWNQDLQIVNAQGREIWVRTIGNCVIEDGVVKKLFGTFQDIDEQKKAQLEISKSRAILAAFVENTPASVAMLDNNMQYIAVSNRWLEEYFLKGKPVIGHSYYELFPFVNDEGKARHQRILNGAIERKEEDCILLEGMAQNAYLSWEMRPWYQFDGSIGGIMIFTQNVTAHIKQRDELKAATVQAEAASVAKSEFLANMSHEIRTPLNGVIGFTDLVLKTQLTDTQQQYLSIVNQSANALLSIINDILDFSKIEAGKLELDIEQSDLYEMSAQATDIITYQVQNKGLEMLLNLAPQLPRFIWTDSVRLKQILINLLSNAAKFTERGEIELKIEILRSVGDESVIRFAVRDTGIGIQPAKQSKIFDAFSQEDSSTTKRYGGTGLGLTISNKLLGLMNSKLQLQSTPGVGSTFFFDIQVQTKQDAPIEWMDTANIKQVLIVDDNDNNREILKQMLLLKNIQSTPAKNGFEALQLLASGQRYDVILMDYHMPYMNGLETIAKIRDSFYANKEEQPIILLSSSSDDESVIKSSEKLQVNQRITKPVKMQDIYNALSRLYQKNHQVKAPVNNIDTVTTTDDKVTILIAEDNPVNMLLAKTILKRIAPNAQLIEATNGLEAVKVCENQKADLIFMDVQMPEMNGYEATKAIKKLPQHKNTPIIALTAGNVKSERENCMEAGMDDFVVKPVVEDTIAITLNKWLMVAHTPVPNQNIDDNIPEAHFDINTLKKYVGDDEELIKEVLVLTREQLKQTQQQIKTLIASHDLQGINQLGHKLYGTATSAGLQVVAKLAGDFEHLATFDDTFLANHLQLLNQETQLVLTLTDQ; this is encoded by the coding sequence GTGCCAGTAAATCCGATACCTGAAAACGAAAAAGAGCGACTAGTAGCTCTTAAAAAATACGACATATTAAATACGCTGAGTGAAGAAGAGTTTGATCGTATTACTGAATTAGCAGCGCTGATTTGTGATACCCCTATATCACTCATATCGCTTATTGATGAAAACCGGCTGTGGCTTAAATCTAAAGTTGGGCTTGATGTAGATGAAGTACCCAGAGAATTGGCTTTTTGCCAGTACACCATCATGGGCGATAGCCTGTTGGAAGTACCCAATGCTTCGGAAGATGAACGTTTTAAGAATAACGAACTGGTTACCGGCGACTCTAATCTGCAATTTTATGCAGGCTATCCTTTAATTGACCATCAGGGGTATACCTTAGGAACTTTATGTGTAATTGACCATAAGCCGCAAGAATTAAATCCTAAACAACGCAGATCACTTGCTTTGCTGGCTAAGGTAGTCATGGAGCTGATTATAGAACGCCAGCAAAAAGAAGAACTCCGAAACCTGGAAAAGCTTTTCAGTGTATCGGATGATTTGATTTGCATTGTGGGTAAAGATGGTTACTTCAGGAAAATCAATCCGGCTTTTGAAAAAGTTTTGGGATGGGATGAAGAATATAATTTGAGTCATCCTATTGCTCATCTGGTTCACCCTGATGATTTGGCTGCATCGCAACAAGGTCTAAATAACTTATATAATGGCCAGAATGGTGAAACCACTATTATTGGTGTACACCGTTCATTAGCCAAAAGCGGCGATTATAAAACAATACAATGGGCTACTACTATCGACCCGCTTACGGGCAATTTATTTTGCATAGGTCGTGACATTACAGAGCAAATATATAAAGAGCAGAAATTAGCGGATAGCGAAAATAAACTACGTGCCTATTTCGAGAATGTACAAGGGTTAATGTGCACCCACGATTTAGAAGGTAATTTATTGTCGTTTAATCAATTTGGGGCCTCTCTTTTAGGCTACACACCTGAAGAAATTCTTACCAAAAGCCTTTACGATTTGGTTTTACCCGAGCGGCATGAACAATTGAATGCTTATTTGAACCAAATTCGGGTTACGGGTAGTGCACAAGGGCAGTTGCCGAGTATTGGTAAAGATGGACACACCAAGATATGGATGTTCAACAATGTATTAGCTGTTAATCCGGATGGATATACTTATGTAATTGCTAACGCTACCAACATTACAGAAAGGGTTGAACTGGAAAACAACCTGAAACATACTACTGATATGCTGGAAAGAACCAACGAGGTTGCTCAAGTTGGCGGGTGGGAAGTAGATTTAGTTAAACAGACTGTGTATTGGACTTCTGTAACCAAGCAAATTCATGGTGTTCCATCTGATTTTCAACCGACTATGAACCTCGGATTGAAGTTCTATAAAGAAGGCGAAAGCAGTGATAAAATTATCACAATCATTAACGAAGCTATACAAGAAGGTAAATCCTGGAATCAAGACCTACAAATTGTGAACGCTCAAGGTCGGGAAATATGGGTACGCACTATTGGCAATTGTGTAATAGAAGATGGTGTTGTTAAAAAATTGTTTGGTACTTTTCAGGATATAGATGAGCAAAAGAAAGCACAACTGGAAATCAGTAAATCTCGTGCTATTCTAGCTGCTTTCGTAGAAAACACGCCAGCCTCAGTTGCCATGTTGGATAACAATATGCAATATATAGCAGTTAGTAACCGCTGGCTGGAAGAGTACTTTTTGAAAGGAAAGCCCGTAATTGGACATTCCTACTACGAGTTATTTCCCTTTGTTAACGATGAGGGTAAAGCCAGGCATCAACGTATATTAAACGGAGCTATAGAACGTAAAGAAGAAGACTGCATTTTATTGGAAGGTATGGCTCAGAACGCATACTTATCTTGGGAGATGCGCCCCTGGTACCAGTTTGACGGCAGCATTGGTGGCATCATGATCTTCACCCAAAATGTAACTGCCCATATTAAGCAACGAGATGAACTAAAAGCCGCCACAGTACAAGCTGAAGCAGCCAGCGTAGCCAAATCGGAGTTTCTGGCGAATATGAGCCATGAAATACGCACCCCGCTCAATGGTGTAATCGGGTTTACAGATCTGGTGCTTAAAACTCAGCTAACTGATACACAACAGCAGTACTTATCCATCGTAAACCAGTCGGCTAATGCCTTATTGAGTATAATTAATGACATTCTGGATTTCTCAAAAATTGAAGCCGGAAAACTGGAGTTGGATATTGAGCAATCTGATCTGTACGAAATGAGCGCGCAGGCTACAGACATTATCACTTATCAGGTTCAAAACAAAGGGTTGGAAATGCTGCTCAACCTGGCGCCTCAACTGCCACGCTTTATCTGGACGGATTCAGTTCGCTTAAAGCAGATCCTGATTAATTTATTAAGCAATGCAGCTAAGTTTACCGAACGGGGTGAGATTGAGTTAAAAATTGAAATACTCCGTAGTGTTGGTGATGAGTCGGTAATACGATTTGCTGTCAGAGATACGGGTATAGGCATACAACCGGCCAAGCAAAGTAAAATATTTGATGCCTTTTCGCAGGAAGATAGCTCAACAACCAAAAGATATGGAGGTACCGGCTTAGGATTAACCATTTCCAATAAGCTGCTGGGTTTAATGAACAGCAAGCTGCAACTACAAAGTACGCCTGGCGTTGGCAGTACCTTCTTTTTTGACATTCAGGTGCAAACCAAACAGGATGCTCCTATCGAGTGGATGGATACGGCTAATATAAAACAGGTTTTGATTGTTGATGATAACGATAACAATCGTGAAATTTTAAAGCAGATGCTACTGCTGAAAAACATTCAAAGCACACCTGCCAAGAACGGTTTTGAAGCCTTGCAGCTACTAGCCTCAGGCCAGCGTTATGATGTAATTTTGATGGATTATCACATGCCGTATATGAACGGTCTGGAAACGATAGCCAAAATCAGGGATAGCTTTTACGCAAATAAAGAAGAACAACCAATAATATTGTTGTCCAGCTCATCAGACGATGAAAGCGTTATCAAGAGCAGTGAAAAACTTCAGGTAAACCAGCGTATAACCAAGCCGGTTAAAATGCAGGATATTTATAATGCATTATCGCGCTTATACCAGAAAAATCATCAGGTTAAAGCCCCAGTCAACAATATTGATACAGTTACCACAACCGATGATAAAGTAACTATACTTATTGCTGAAGATAATCCGGTAAATATGTTGCTGGCTAAAACCATTCTGAAACGGATTGCCCCTAATGCCCAGCTTATTGAAGCTACTAACGGGTTGGAGGCTGTGAAGGTATGCGAAAATCAAAAAGCCGATTTGATTTTCATGGATGTACAAATGCCCGAAATGAACGGCTACGAAGCAACTAAAGCCATAAAAAAGCTGCCACAGCATAAAAACACACCGATTATTGCACTTACGGCTGGTAATGTAAAAAGCGAACGGGAAAACTGCATGGAAGCTGGAATGGACGATTTTGTAGTAAAGCCAGTTGTAGAAGATACCATAGCTATTACGTTAAATAAATGGCTTATGGTAGCTCATACCCCAGTTCCCAATCAAAACATTGACGACAACATTCCGGAAGCACATTTTGATATCAACACCCTTAAAAAATATGTGGGTGACGATGAGGAATTAATAAAAGAAGTTTTAGTGCTAACCCGTGAACAGCTTAAACAAACACAACAGCAAATTAAAACTTTGATTGCAAGTCATGACTTGCAAGGCATTAACCAGCTAGGACATAAGCTGTATGGCACAGCAACATCTGCCGGCTTGCAGGTAGTTGCCAAGTTAGCTGGCGACTTTGAGCATCTCGCCACTTTTGATGATACCTTTTTAGCCAATCACCTGCAACTTTTAAATCAGGAAACACAATTGGTATTAACTTTAACGGATCAATAA
- a CDS encoding GAF domain-containing protein translates to MPQRELERLRTVNRFLKLEISKEKELQEIVEHAAQICGASIAMITFMDEEAQYVKFKIGTQIEQLETKTSFCQHTIKQDKIFVVPNATKDTRFASNPYVVQGPQVRFYAGSPLTTQDGFNLGTLCVYDGSPKQLDPIQEQILQSLSKQVIHILEFEESLQLLKDQFVKSRLEETKLRSYFESSSSCHLLLDTQLRVISFNKALSDIMSNTYGIPFGVGMNVTDCIHPGFVEEFLRNYHKALNGESVFSDTYIESPQGSSCWSISYEPARDQQGETIGVAYNATDITEQIEQKKQLNAQNESLRQIDHIQSNELREPINSVIHLMDNIKEQDCFDTVVELMLLERTVKELKDKSNGILNFSVVST, encoded by the coding sequence ATGCCCCAAAGAGAACTTGAGCGACTTCGGACCGTTAACCGATTTTTAAAACTGGAAATCAGCAAAGAAAAGGAGCTGCAAGAAATTGTAGAACATGCAGCGCAAATATGCGGAGCTTCTATTGCCATGATTACCTTTATGGATGAAGAAGCGCAATACGTAAAGTTTAAAATAGGGACGCAAATTGAGCAACTGGAAACTAAAACTTCTTTTTGCCAGCACACTATTAAACAAGACAAGATTTTTGTGGTACCTAATGCTACTAAAGATACGCGGTTTGCAAGCAATCCTTATGTTGTTCAAGGTCCACAGGTTCGCTTTTATGCCGGTTCACCATTAACTACACAGGATGGGTTTAACCTGGGTACTTTGTGTGTGTACGATGGTAGCCCCAAACAGTTAGATCCTATTCAGGAGCAAATTTTACAAAGTCTGTCTAAGCAGGTAATTCATATTCTGGAATTTGAAGAAAGTTTACAGCTGCTCAAAGATCAGTTTGTTAAATCCCGCCTGGAAGAAACCAAATTGCGTTCGTATTTTGAAAGTTCCAGTTCATGCCATTTGCTTCTGGATACCCAATTGCGGGTAATATCTTTTAACAAAGCACTATCTGATATCATGTCGAATACCTATGGTATACCATTTGGCGTAGGTATGAACGTAACTGATTGCATACATCCGGGTTTTGTTGAGGAGTTTCTGAGAAACTATCACAAAGCGCTAAACGGCGAATCAGTTTTTTCTGATACTTATATTGAGTCTCCCCAAGGTAGTAGTTGCTGGAGTATTTCTTATGAGCCGGCCCGTGATCAGCAAGGAGAAACAATTGGCGTTGCTTATAATGCAACAGATATTACCGAGCAAATAGAGCAAAAAAAGCAGCTAAATGCTCAAAATGAATCGCTCAGGCAAATTGATCATATCCAGTCTAATGAATTGCGAGAGCCAATTAATTCAGTCATCCATTTAATGGATAATATTAAAGAGCAAGATTGCTTTGACACAGTTGTGGAGTTGATGCTTTTGGAAAGAACAGTAAAAGAGTTAAAAGACAAAAGTAACGGCATACTGAATTTTTCGGTAGTCAGTACATAA
- a CDS encoding sensor histidine kinase: MEKEVFNLCSLVKEQVESFGLTQTSHQIDIVNEEDAMVFADKVRTGSVVTNLLSNAVKYSPKANQVIVSVKVAGPEVIVRVQDFGIGIPQQEQSRLFQRFGRTESIKKTTIPGTGLGLHLAAELIKLQGGTIGLSTQENQGSTFYFTLPLYESFNVNTGSLENTSKFSH, encoded by the coding sequence ATGGAGAAAGAAGTATTTAACTTGTGCAGCTTAGTGAAAGAGCAGGTAGAAAGTTTTGGCCTTACCCAAACATCGCATCAAATTGATATTGTAAATGAAGAAGATGCTATGGTATTTGCCGATAAGGTACGTACCGGAAGCGTAGTCACCAATTTGCTCTCTAATGCGGTAAAATACTCACCTAAGGCAAACCAAGTAATAGTAAGTGTGAAAGTAGCAGGGCCGGAAGTAATTGTTAGGGTACAAGATTTTGGTATTGGTATTCCGCAGCAAGAGCAAAGTCGGCTTTTTCAGCGGTTTGGCAGAACCGAATCTATCAAAAAAACTACTATTCCTGGTACTGGTTTAGGCTTGCATCTGGCTGCCGAGCTTATCAAGTTACAAGGAGGAACTATTGGTCTTTCTACACAGGAAAATCAAGGGTCAACTTTTTATTTCACTTTACCTTTATATGAGAGCTTTAATGTAAATACAGGTTCGCTCGAAAATACATCAAAATTCAGTCATTAA